In Thauera sp. JM12B12, one DNA window encodes the following:
- the cysD gene encoding sulfate adenylyltransferase subunit CysD codes for MTLTHLQRLEAESIHILREVVAEADNPVMLYSIGKDSAVMLHLAMKAFYPAVPPFPLLHVDTRWKFQEMYRFRTRMAQETGMDLLVHINPEGVEKDINPFTHGSAIHTDIMKTEGLKQALDQYGFDVAFGGARRDEEKSRAKERVFSFRTAQHRWDPKNQRPELWKLYNARRHKGESIRVFPLSNWTELDIWQYIYLENIPIVPLYYAAERPVVERDGTLIMVDDHRMPLKPGEVPMMKKVRFRTLGCYPLTGAVESEADTLPAIIQEMLLTRTSERQGRVIDHDSAASMEKKKQEGYF; via the coding sequence ATGACACTCACCCACCTGCAACGGCTCGAAGCCGAAAGCATCCACATCCTGCGCGAAGTTGTCGCCGAGGCCGACAACCCGGTCATGCTGTATTCGATCGGCAAGGACAGCGCGGTCATGCTGCACCTGGCGATGAAGGCCTTCTACCCGGCGGTGCCGCCCTTTCCGCTGCTGCACGTCGATACGCGCTGGAAATTCCAGGAGATGTACCGCTTCCGCACCCGCATGGCGCAGGAGACGGGCATGGACCTGCTGGTGCACATCAACCCCGAGGGCGTCGAGAAGGACATCAACCCCTTCACCCACGGCTCGGCGATCCACACCGACATCATGAAGACCGAGGGCCTCAAGCAGGCGCTCGACCAATACGGCTTCGACGTGGCCTTCGGCGGCGCGCGACGCGACGAGGAGAAGTCGCGCGCCAAGGAGCGCGTGTTCTCGTTCCGCACCGCCCAGCACCGCTGGGACCCGAAGAACCAGCGTCCCGAGCTGTGGAAGCTCTACAACGCCAGGAGGCACAAGGGCGAGTCGATCCGTGTGTTCCCGCTGTCGAACTGGACCGAGCTCGACATCTGGCAGTACATCTACCTGGAGAACATCCCGATTGTGCCGCTGTACTACGCCGCCGAGCGGCCGGTCGTCGAGCGCGACGGCACGCTGATCATGGTCGATGACCACCGCATGCCGCTCAAGCCCGGCGAGGTGCCGATGATGAAGAAGGTGCGCTTCCGCACTCTGGGCTGCTACCCGCTGACCGGTGCGGTGGAGTCCGAAGCCGACACGCTGCCGGCGATCATCCAGGAGATGCTCCTCACCCGGACCTCCGAGCGCCAGGGCCGCGTGATCGACCACGATTCCGCCGCTTCCATGGAAAAGAAAAAGCAAGAGGGGTATTTCTGA